The Phycisphaerae bacterium RAS1 genome includes a region encoding these proteins:
- the ltrA_2 gene encoding Group II intron-encoded protein LtrA gives MSLEPPEKVRKLQTALHAKAKAAPTYRFYLLYDKLYREDILAHAYQACRAKRGAPGVDGQSFEDIEAYGVERWLGELAQELRSKTYQPQAVRRVWIPKADGKQRPLGIPTIRDRVVQTAAVIVLEPIFEADLQPEQYAYRPQRSALDAVCHVHRLLNAGHTEVVDADLSGYFDSIPHTELMKSVARRISDRHMLHLIKMWLEMPVEEEDEHGRKVRTCRARDEHRGTPQGAPISPLLANLYMRRFVLGWKVLGHERRLKAYIVNYADDFVICCRDTAEKAAAAMRNMMTTLRLTVNEAKTRVRRVPAESFDFLGYTLGRCWSPKTGRAYIGTRPSQKRIRRLCEAIREATEPRWTLKTAEDRVAKLNPMLTGWANYFCLGPVGSAYRAIDRYVRLRLRHWLRRKHQQPNRAITRWPDSYLNKTLGLVRLVPLARSLPWAKA, from the coding sequence ATGAGCCTGGAGCCTCCAGAGAAGGTCCGGAAGTTGCAAACGGCGCTGCACGCCAAAGCGAAGGCAGCGCCCACGTACCGGTTCTACCTGCTGTACGACAAGCTGTATCGCGAAGATATTCTGGCGCATGCGTATCAGGCGTGCCGCGCGAAGCGCGGCGCGCCGGGCGTGGACGGCCAGAGCTTCGAGGACATCGAGGCGTACGGCGTGGAACGCTGGTTGGGTGAATTGGCGCAGGAACTCAGGAGCAAGACGTATCAGCCGCAGGCGGTACGGCGGGTGTGGATTCCCAAAGCGGATGGCAAACAACGTCCGCTGGGGATTCCCACGATCCGCGACCGCGTGGTTCAGACGGCGGCGGTGATCGTCCTCGAACCGATCTTCGAGGCCGACCTGCAACCGGAGCAGTACGCCTACCGGCCGCAGCGCAGCGCGTTGGACGCGGTTTGCCACGTCCATCGGTTGCTGAACGCGGGGCATACGGAGGTGGTGGACGCGGACCTGAGCGGATACTTCGACAGCATTCCGCACACCGAGCTGATGAAGTCGGTGGCTCGTCGGATCAGCGATCGACACATGCTGCATCTGATCAAGATGTGGCTGGAAATGCCGGTCGAAGAAGAAGACGAGCATGGGCGGAAGGTGCGAACGTGCCGCGCTCGGGACGAGCATCGCGGTACGCCGCAAGGCGCACCGATCTCGCCGCTGCTGGCCAACCTCTATATGCGTCGCTTCGTGCTGGGCTGGAAGGTGTTGGGCCACGAACGGCGTCTGAAGGCGTACATCGTCAATTATGCAGACGATTTTGTGATCTGCTGCCGCGACACGGCCGAGAAAGCGGCCGCGGCCATGCGGAACATGATGACGACGCTGCGTCTGACGGTGAACGAGGCCAAGACGCGGGTTCGCCGCGTACCGGCGGAATCGTTTGACTTCCTGGGTTACACGCTGGGGCGGTGTTGGTCGCCCAAGACGGGGCGGGCCTACATCGGCACGCGCCCGTCGCAGAAGCGGATTCGCCGGCTGTGCGAAGCGATCCGCGAGGCGACCGAACCGCGCTGGACGCTGAAGACGGCCGAGGACCGCGTGGCGAAACTGAACCCGATGCTGACCGGCTGGGCCAACTATTTCTGTCTGGGTCCGGTGGGATCGGCGTATCGGGCGATCGACCGCTACGTGCGTCTTCGGCTGCGCCACTGGTTACGACGCAAGCATCAACAGCCGAACCGGGCCATTACCCGCTGGCCCGATTCCTACCTTAACAAGACGTTGGGACTGGTACGGCTGGTGCCGCTGGCTCGCAGCTTGCCGTGGGCGAAAGCGTGA
- the pknB_14 gene encoding Serine/threonine-protein kinase PknB: MSDRSCPTLEELERYCATGRAAADPGAEELASHLAGCADCTAWCERISGNNTLLAHLKRGAEQAAGTDSPADSPAGGRRAAGDHRFADAVPGYRILSDIGAGGQGVVYRALQLATKRTVALKVMIGGSPNDARRRARFEREVELVASLNHPNIVTIFDSGVTPEGRRYCAMEFIDGRPLDAWIADCGSRRVESGPPRPVRHPQSPVQRCLALFATVCEAVGAAHLRGIVHRDLKPANLLVDDAGVPHVLDFGLAKALSDDPLASGPAAAMTVSGEFMGTFAYAAPEQLRGRPELIDVRTDVYSLGVMLFELLSGRRPYPLGESISEAVRAISEVHPPRPSSVQRGLDDELDTIVLKALSKEPERRYQSAGDLARDLRRYLAGEPIDAKRDSAWYVLRKSAQKHRTAVIAAAAAGALILVFAVSMALLARRVDLQRQRADENAQRLALTLSDSIIERGRLMTETGNIPLAESLLWREYLTHAAETPIARRARWALWELYSQHPCLATLPRGSNQRAAAAWSEDESEIVLVTRTGRVERWSIATLARSRSLQLEDHGDRTGAPTVVRGAEFAWAATETQLRAWNLATGELSYRGDLSDDPLRPGLRRFDVSPDSTRAVVVIGTPRIEIHDRRESGAAASVPLPDWLNAPLRYVGFLGAGRSILAVDQAYRAGLWDPLDGVWREVSPAFPQLGIAPGKPATSSDGRLIAVPGELIPRKAGGIRLIDIVEQRVVCEFVLRGGGLQVSAFSLDAGLLATCTGDRIIRLYRTADCSPLRELAGNWNWADALSFDRSGDRLMSTTPSGVVKLWEVSPAATVRTAEQPMSLMALAFTPDGRELLCSGAPNRVFAIDPRHGAPVRSYAGHAAEVSGVAVSRDGRYVASASYDGSARVWERESVRDVCELRTAESGKCNDVAISPDDQRIAVASDDRAVRVWNWRQGRCTAELGGQAGRLAAVRFSPDGRWLACAGPFGGTVWDAETLAPRLTTVAARALAFHPDSREFASGSDDGAITLTRLDAGQPPRRLEAHQQSVFALAYSPDGALLASGDRGGVVMLWDAATGRNLAKISQHSEMILSVAISPDSRYLATCGADRTVAILDLSYFERHIAGNLKYQRARLDVPPDATRVPDERLDSRSEPRP; this comes from the coding sequence GTGAGCGACCGATCCTGCCCGACACTCGAAGAGCTTGAGCGCTACTGCGCCACCGGCCGCGCCGCGGCGGACCCGGGCGCCGAGGAGCTGGCGTCGCACCTGGCCGGGTGCGCCGACTGCACTGCGTGGTGCGAGCGCATTTCCGGAAACAACACGCTGCTGGCTCACCTGAAGCGCGGCGCGGAACAGGCCGCGGGGACGGACTCGCCGGCGGATTCGCCCGCCGGCGGCCGGCGCGCTGCGGGCGATCATCGTTTCGCCGATGCGGTGCCGGGATATCGCATCCTCTCGGACATCGGCGCCGGCGGTCAGGGGGTGGTGTACCGGGCGCTGCAACTGGCGACGAAGCGGACGGTGGCGCTCAAGGTGATGATCGGCGGCAGCCCGAACGACGCGCGTCGCCGGGCGCGCTTCGAGCGCGAAGTGGAGCTGGTCGCCAGCCTGAACCATCCGAACATCGTGACGATCTTCGACAGCGGCGTGACGCCCGAGGGGCGGCGCTACTGCGCGATGGAATTCATCGACGGCCGGCCGCTGGACGCGTGGATTGCGGATTGCGGATCGCGGCGTGTGGAGTCGGGCCCGCCACGGCCGGTCCGCCATCCGCAATCGCCGGTGCAGCGCTGCCTCGCCCTGTTCGCCACAGTCTGCGAGGCCGTCGGCGCGGCGCATCTGCGCGGCATCGTGCATCGTGACCTGAAGCCGGCCAACCTCCTGGTGGATGACGCCGGCGTCCCGCACGTTCTCGACTTCGGTTTGGCGAAGGCCCTGTCGGACGATCCGCTGGCGTCCGGTCCGGCCGCCGCGATGACCGTGAGCGGCGAGTTCATGGGCACGTTCGCCTACGCGGCGCCGGAGCAGCTTCGCGGCCGTCCGGAACTGATTGACGTACGGACGGACGTGTATTCGCTCGGAGTGATGCTTTTCGAGCTGCTGTCCGGGCGGCGGCCGTACCCGCTGGGCGAGTCCATCAGCGAGGCCGTCCGCGCCATCAGCGAAGTGCATCCGCCGCGTCCGTCGTCCGTTCAGCGCGGGTTGGACGACGAGCTGGATACGATCGTGCTCAAGGCGCTTTCCAAAGAGCCGGAACGGCGCTACCAGTCGGCCGGCGACCTGGCCCGCGACCTGCGGCGTTACCTGGCCGGCGAGCCGATCGACGCCAAGCGCGACAGCGCCTGGTATGTGCTGCGGAAATCCGCTCAGAAGCACCGCACGGCCGTGATCGCGGCAGCCGCGGCAGGGGCGCTGATTCTGGTTTTCGCCGTTAGCATGGCGCTTCTGGCGCGTCGCGTGGACCTGCAGCGGCAGCGGGCCGACGAGAACGCGCAGCGCCTGGCGCTGACGCTGAGCGACAGCATTATCGAGCGCGGCCGGCTGATGACCGAGACGGGCAACATTCCGCTCGCGGAGAGCCTGCTGTGGCGCGAGTACCTGACGCACGCGGCCGAGACGCCGATCGCCCGGCGGGCGCGCTGGGCGCTGTGGGAGCTGTACTCGCAGCATCCGTGCCTGGCGACGTTGCCGCGCGGCTCCAACCAGCGTGCGGCGGCGGCGTGGTCCGAGGATGAATCGGAAATCGTCCTGGTCACGCGAACCGGCCGCGTCGAGCGCTGGTCCATCGCGACGCTGGCGCGCAGCCGGTCGCTTCAACTGGAAGACCACGGCGACAGGACCGGCGCACCCACGGTCGTGCGCGGTGCGGAATTCGCCTGGGCCGCCACCGAGACGCAATTGCGCGCGTGGAATCTCGCGACAGGGGAGCTGTCGTACCGGGGCGACCTCTCGGACGATCCGTTGCGCCCCGGGTTGCGGCGTTTTGATGTTTCGCCGGATTCGACGCGCGCGGTCGTCGTCATAGGGACGCCGCGGATCGAGATTCATGACAGGCGCGAATCCGGCGCGGCGGCGTCGGTGCCGCTGCCCGACTGGCTCAACGCCCCGTTGCGATACGTGGGCTTCCTGGGCGCCGGCCGGTCGATCCTGGCGGTCGATCAGGCGTATCGAGCCGGGCTGTGGGACCCTCTCGACGGCGTCTGGCGCGAGGTGTCGCCCGCGTTTCCGCAACTCGGCATTGCTCCCGGCAAACCCGCAACATCCAGCGACGGGCGGCTGATCGCCGTCCCGGGCGAACTGATTCCCCGCAAGGCGGGCGGAATTCGACTGATCGACATTGTCGAGCAGCGCGTCGTCTGCGAGTTCGTTCTGCGCGGCGGCGGCCTGCAAGTCAGTGCATTCAGCCTGGACGCCGGTCTGCTGGCGACGTGCACCGGTGACCGAATCATCCGGCTCTACCGAACCGCTGATTGCTCGCCGCTGCGGGAGCTGGCCGGAAACTGGAACTGGGCGGATGCGCTCAGCTTCGACCGCAGCGGCGACCGGCTGATGTCGACCACGCCCAGCGGCGTGGTCAAGCTCTGGGAGGTCAGTCCGGCGGCGACGGTCCGCACAGCCGAGCAGCCGATGAGCCTCATGGCACTGGCGTTCACGCCGGACGGGCGAGAGTTGCTGTGCAGCGGCGCGCCGAACCGCGTTTTCGCGATCGACCCACGCCATGGTGCGCCTGTCCGCTCGTATGCCGGCCATGCCGCCGAAGTGTCGGGCGTGGCTGTGTCGCGGGACGGGCGCTACGTCGCCTCCGCCAGTTACGACGGGAGCGCGCGGGTCTGGGAACGCGAGTCGGTCCGTGACGTGTGCGAGTTGAGGACCGCGGAATCGGGAAAATGCAACGACGTGGCGATCAGTCCGGACGATCAGCGCATCGCCGTCGCGTCGGATGACCGCGCGGTTCGCGTCTGGAATTGGCGGCAGGGACGCTGCACCGCGGAACTGGGCGGCCAGGCCGGCCGCCTCGCCGCGGTGCGCTTCTCGCCGGACGGGCGCTGGCTGGCCTGCGCCGGGCCGTTCGGGGGGACGGTGTGGGATGCGGAGACGCTTGCGCCGCGGCTGACGACCGTTGCGGCCCGCGCCCTGGCTTTTCACCCGGACAGCCGCGAATTCGCTTCCGGCAGTGACGACGGTGCGATCACCCTGACGCGGCTGGACGCCGGGCAGCCGCCGCGCAGGCTGGAGGCTCATCAGCAGAGCGTTTTTGCGCTGGCCTACAGTCCGGATGGCGCGCTGCTGGCCTCCGGCGACCGCGGCGGCGTTGTGATGTTGTGGGACGCGGCGACCGGACGTAACCTGGCCAAAATCTCGCAGCACTCCGAGATGATCCTCTCAGTGGCGATTTCACCGGACAGCCGCTACCTGGCGACGTGCGGCGCGGACCGCACGGTGGCGATTCTCGATTTGTCCTACTTCGAGCGGCACATCGCCGGAAACCTCAAGTATCAGCGCGCCCGCCTGGATGTTCCGCCGGATGCGACGCGCGTGCCCGACGAGCGCCTCGATAGCCGATCAGAGCCGCGACCATAG